The sequence TTTTGTAATTCGGTCTTTTTTGTTGCAAAATATACTGTAAAACGCATGGGGAAGTGCCAAATTGGCTTATTTTTGCGTTGGCAAACAATTTGCTAGTAAACTGACAAATAAAAGATTATGAGCACCAACGATAATAATACCGTAGAAGAAACTACCAATTCAGCGCAAGAGGAAGCAATTAAAAACGAAGTGAAAGAAAATGCCGAGGAGCAAACTGCTCAAAAAATGCCCGAAGAAGCTGAAAAAGAGAAAGATTTGCAAGCTAAAATAAACGAGCTAAACGATCGTTATTTGCGGCTATATTCCGAGTTTGATAATTACCGCAAACGTACGGCTAAAGAGCGAATTGAGCTTTCGAAAACTGCTGGCGAAGATATTTTAAAATCGTTTTTACCCATTGTAGATGATTTTGAAAGAGGAATAAAAATGAATGAAACAATTTCGGATGTTAAAACCATTAACGAAGGATTTCAATTAATATATAACAAATTAAAAACCACTTTGGTTCAAAAGGGTGTTGAGCCTATGGAGTCTATTGGGAAAGAGTTTGATGCAGATATACATGAGGCAATTACCAATATTCCTGCTCCATCAGATGAATTAAAGGGCAAAATAGTGGATGAAGTGGAAAAAGGATATTCTTTACACGGAAAAGTGATTCGCTTTGCAAAAGTAATTGTAGGTAATTAAAATAATTTGAGGATGTGATAATTTGAAGATTTGAAAAATGAGAGAATAATGTCTTCATTTTCAAATTGGCACATCTTCCAGATTTCAAATTTATAGTTTTATGGCAAAAAAAGATTTTTACGAAATATTAGGTGTGTCGCGTAGTGCAAGTGCAGACGAGATAAAAAAGGCATATCGAAAATTGGCGTTGCAATACCATCCGGACAGAAATCCGAATAATAAAGCAGCCGAAGATAAATTTAAAGAAGCGGCCGAAGCGTACGAAGTGCTAAGCGATAAAGATAAACGTGCTCGTTACGATCAATTTGGGCATGCCGGAATGGGTGCTGGTGCCGGAGGTTTTGGAGGTGGTGCCGGAGGAATGAATATGGAAGATATCTTTTCAAATTTTGGAGATATTTTTGGCGATGCTTTTGGGTTTGGCGGTGGCGGTGGCAGAGGCGGTAGGAGAGTTCAAAAAGGAAGCAACCTTAGAATTAAAGTTAAACTTACGTTAGAAGAGATTGCAAACGGAGTTGAGAAAAAAATTAAAGTACACAAACATGTAAGTTGTAAATCCTGTCATGGCTCCGGTGCTGCTTCCGGATCTGGAACACAAAATTGTTCCACTTGTCGTGGTTCGGGCTATGTAAATAGAATTACGAATACCATATTAGGACAAATGCAAACTTCTGCACCTTGCCCAACCTGCCATGGGGAAGGACAAACAATAAAAGATAAATGTAAGCCTTGTGGTGGAGATGGAATTGTACGAGACGAAGAAGTAATTGCCATAAACTTACCGGCAGGAGTAGTAGAAGGAATGCAGCTTTCTATGGGTGGTAAAGGGAATGCTGCGCCCAGGGGCGGTGTGAATGGCGATTTGATTGTGGTAATAGAAGAAATAGAACACGAGTTTTTAAAGCGTGAAGGCATTAATTTGTTTTACGACCAATATATAAATTTTGCCGATGCTGCTTTAGGAACTAGCGTTGAGGTGCCTACCATAGATGGGAAAGCAAAAATAAAAATTGATTCGGGAACACAAAGTGGAAAAGTGTTGCGTTTAAAAGGCAAAGGAATACCGGATATAAATGGCTATGGACGTGGCGACATGTTGGTAAACATAAATGTTTGGACACCGCAAAATTTAACGTCCGAAGAAAGAAAAATTTTAGAAAAATTTAAGGACGCAGAAAACTTTCATCCACATCCCAACAAGAATAATAAAAGCTTTTTCGAGCGTATGAAAGAGTACTTTGAATAATTCTTAATTTATTGGTATATTCTAAGAATGATTAGACGATTTATATTCCGTTTTGTTTTACTAGTATGGGTAATACCTGGTCTAAGTGTTGCCCTTCCTCCAGGTTGTTCCACTCCCGGAACAGACGGACCTTTAGCTCCTAACGTAACTTATACTGTTGCAATTGCAGGGTCAACGTCTGTTTGGAGTAATGTTGATAATGCCAAAGTTTCAGACAATGCCTATGCTACAAATGCTACTGATTTGGCGAATAATAATGAATATACAGACTATTTATGTGCACGTGATTTTGGTTTAACATATCCTGCAGATTGCAATGCTAATGTTGTAACTTTTTCAGTTGAAATTAGTAGTGCAAATGCAAGTACGATTAAAGACTATCAGTTGAGATATATTATTAACGGGGGGATTCAAACTCAATGCGATCATATTAATACTTCGTTTTGGTCAACAACGGACGCTAATAGGGGATATACATTCCCATTGGGAAATTATTGTATTTCGGAATCTTATGTAAAGTCGGCTTATTTTGGCATTGCCATAGCGGCTAAAAGGGCTGCGGCAGCCGGGTCTGCCGGAACTGCAAAAATAGACCGTTTTACACTGTCTGTCCAATACGGAGGAGGTGTTGTTCCTTGTGCTCCTGATGACCCATGTAGCTACTTGTCAAATTTGCCAATAGAACTAACCTCCTTCGAATTATTTTCCACCAAAAGAAATCAAGTAGATTTAGAGTGGACTACCATAAGTGAGAATAACAATGATTTTTTTTCCATAGAAAGATCTTCGGATGGAGTGAA comes from Bacteroidota bacterium and encodes:
- the dnaJ gene encoding molecular chaperone DnaJ, whose product is MAKKDFYEILGVSRSASADEIKKAYRKLALQYHPDRNPNNKAAEDKFKEAAEAYEVLSDKDKRARYDQFGHAGMGAGAGGFGGGAGGMNMEDIFSNFGDIFGDAFGFGGGGGRGGRRVQKGSNLRIKVKLTLEEIANGVEKKIKVHKHVSCKSCHGSGAASGSGTQNCSTCRGSGYVNRITNTILGQMQTSAPCPTCHGEGQTIKDKCKPCGGDGIVRDEEVIAINLPAGVVEGMQLSMGGKGNAAPRGGVNGDLIVVIEEIEHEFLKREGINLFYDQYINFADAALGTSVEVPTIDGKAKIKIDSGTQSGKVLRLKGKGIPDINGYGRGDMLVNINVWTPQNLTSEERKILEKFKDAENFHPHPNKNNKSFFERMKEYFE
- the grpE gene encoding nucleotide exchange factor GrpE, whose amino-acid sequence is MSTNDNNTVEETTNSAQEEAIKNEVKENAEEQTAQKMPEEAEKEKDLQAKINELNDRYLRLYSEFDNYRKRTAKERIELSKTAGEDILKSFLPIVDDFERGIKMNETISDVKTINEGFQLIYNKLKTTLVQKGVEPMESIGKEFDADIHEAITNIPAPSDELKGKIVDEVEKGYSLHGKVIRFAKVIVGN